The Chitinophagales bacterium genome contains a region encoding:
- a CDS encoding LytTR family DNA-binding domain-containing protein codes for MIRALIVDDDDQSRDTLKLLIEKYQPEISSISLAGDAMLARQLIDAEQPDLIFLDVEMPQYSGFDLLNMIAAKNFDVIFTSSFQQYAIKAIRFSALDYLLKPVQKEELAQAIQRHLEKRDYVHHRPALYQNLLQTIQSREVKDFRLAIPTTEGVFFFHPDDIIRCEAERSYTKFFLSSHKTFLASKPLREYEELLQENGFLRVHKSHLINIQYVIRYLPSGYLLMKDESKVEVARRRKAEIESVLRNKTS; via the coding sequence ATGATCAGAGCTCTTATAGTGGATGATGATGATCAGTCGAGAGATACACTCAAGCTGCTTATTGAAAAATATCAGCCCGAAATTTCTTCTATCTCTCTGGCAGGTGATGCCATGCTTGCCCGGCAGCTGATTGATGCGGAGCAACCTGATCTGATCTTCCTCGATGTTGAGATGCCGCAATACTCAGGCTTTGACCTGCTGAATATGATTGCAGCAAAAAATTTCGATGTCATCTTCACTTCTTCTTTTCAGCAATATGCCATCAAAGCCATCCGGTTCAGTGCCCTCGACTATCTGCTGAAACCGGTGCAGAAAGAGGAATTGGCACAGGCCATTCAGCGGCATCTTGAAAAAAGAGACTACGTGCATCACCGGCCGGCGCTCTATCAGAATCTGCTGCAAACCATTCAAAGCCGGGAGGTAAAAGACTTCCGGCTCGCCATACCCACTACGGAAGGCGTCTTCTTCTTTCATCCCGACGACATTATCCGGTGCGAAGCAGAACGCAGCTACACAAAATTTTTTCTCTCTTCTCACAAAACCTTTCTCGCATCAAAACCTTTGCGGGAGTATGAAGAACTGCTGCAGGAAAATGGTTTCCTGCGGGTGCATAAGTCACACCTCATAAACATACAATATGTGATCCGTTACCTGCCTTCCGGTTATCTGCTGATGAAAGACGAATCGAAAGTGGAAGTGGCGCGGAGAAGAAAAGCGGAGATTGAATCCGTGCTGAGAAATAAGACTTCATAA
- a CDS encoding 6-carboxytetrahydropterin synthase, with protein sequence MRVAVYRKEHFNAAHRLYRKDWDDKKNAEVFGLCSNPLYHGHNYYLEVKVTGETDPETGYVIDLKVLKDIIKEEVLDKFDHRNLNEDTAEFRNLNPTAENIVWVIYEKIRRRLDVKFDVAVRLYETERNFVEYPG encoded by the coding sequence ATGCGTGTAGCTGTTTACAGAAAAGAACATTTTAATGCAGCGCACCGTCTGTATAGAAAAGATTGGGACGATAAAAAAAACGCCGAAGTATTTGGTTTGTGCAGTAATCCCCTTTACCATGGCCACAACTATTATCTCGAGGTGAAAGTAACCGGTGAAACTGACCCGGAAACAGGATATGTGATTGACCTTAAAGTACTCAAGGATATCATTAAGGAAGAAGTGCTGGATAAATTTGATCACCGAAACCTCAATGAAGACACTGCAGAGTTTCGCAACCTGAATCCAACTGCCGAAAACATAGTATGGGTGATCTATGAAAAGATCCGCAGGCGGCTGGATGTGAAATTTGATGTGGCCGTCAGGCTGTATGAAACGGAAAGGAATTTTGTGGAATACCCGGGCTGA
- a CDS encoding M4 family metallopeptidase — protein sequence MLKTAFLNTVLCISFFTFSFAQQKLRDLAWNERTETTHYVSIPDSAKFAFDAGKLPADLGLEANSNLRLLNAETDALGFTHYRYLQTYLGIPVENTMYIVHVKSGMISGMSGNLVKGFGEDMLNHASAVVPMTAAMEAAMQSVKATVYLTMSERMLAKVADPELVWYCAGSKINTRHLRLAYKVDVFASEPLSRAWIFVDAQTAAILGSEERMHAVDATGTAATAYSGSVTIHSDLNAGVYTLHDLTRGQGIFTLEQGGGDYTSTSSNWTLNGFNQYALDIHFGTAATYDYYLTKFGRNSLDNAGLPLYSYLNITMHDNAKWDGSSMIYGKVSSNNTGVSSIDICGHELTHGLTHYTCGLQYLQEPGAINESLSDIMGKCIQFYQKPGDVNWVIGNDMGWKVRDLSDPNLYSQPDTYLGTYWWTSSNDNYGVHYNSGVGNFMFYLLVNGGSGTNDNGDSYFVDAIGQSTAEQIIYRSQTVYLFNLSEYSDWREACINAATDLYGAYSNAVIQVKNAWYAVGIGLPGNAQPSNACNKPTSLSASGITSSSAVVTWTSVIGSLGYNIQYKPYVGTQWTTVTALPLSPSKTLTGLAWGTLYNYRIQTKCLGGFSVYTTDKVFSTTSQGEVYCKSGGNSNAIYEYIDYVNLGSISRAYAYPDAGGYYNATNLSTVVNKGSSYTLTVSAGFNGFMEADVYPEKWAVFVDWNIDGDFTDEGETAITFNTTDGSNKTVTLAVPYGASTGTTRMRVSMNFESTPTPCSTFSYGEVEDYTLDLQAPLCTETFEPNNAKGNAKTIVTNADILSQISSATDEDWFAFSNSAAASNIKVKISSLPANYNLKFYDTNENFVTESKKGGTTNESVIFNTGVTGIYKVKIYGKNGAFSNSQCYIINAKISATPFRLEEDVPFGSDEPVVSIYPNPANSNLNVAVKGFAGESLTVMLTNIMGQVLLQQETSVSEDVFQLNVENLPAGIYFVRLKAEEWQAVKRLEIVR from the coding sequence ATGCTGAAAACCGCTTTTCTCAATACTGTTCTGTGCATTTCCTTTTTTACCTTCAGTTTTGCCCAACAGAAATTAAGAGATCTTGCCTGGAATGAGCGCACGGAAACTACCCATTATGTTTCCATCCCGGATTCAGCAAAATTTGCTTTCGATGCCGGGAAACTGCCGGCAGACCTAGGGCTGGAGGCTAACAGCAATCTCCGGTTACTGAATGCGGAGACGGATGCATTGGGATTCACGCATTACCGTTACCTCCAGACTTACCTTGGTATACCTGTTGAAAATACCATGTATATCGTGCATGTGAAGTCGGGCATGATCAGTGGCATGAGCGGTAACCTTGTCAAAGGATTCGGTGAGGATATGCTTAACCATGCAAGTGCTGTTGTGCCCATGACGGCAGCGATGGAGGCTGCCATGCAATCCGTAAAAGCAACTGTTTATCTAACCATGTCCGAACGGATGTTGGCTAAAGTGGCCGATCCTGAATTGGTCTGGTATTGTGCAGGAAGTAAAATCAATACCCGCCACTTACGGCTTGCTTACAAAGTAGATGTGTTTGCATCAGAACCGCTCAGTCGTGCATGGATATTTGTGGATGCGCAGACAGCAGCGATATTAGGCAGCGAAGAGCGTATGCATGCTGTTGATGCAACAGGAACGGCTGCTACAGCTTACAGCGGCAGCGTTACCATACACAGTGACCTGAATGCGGGTGTTTATACCCTGCATGATCTCACACGGGGGCAAGGAATCTTCACATTAGAACAAGGTGGCGGTGACTATACATCAACTTCTTCCAACTGGACATTGAATGGATTCAATCAATATGCATTGGATATTCATTTCGGCACGGCAGCTACGTATGACTATTACCTTACCAAATTTGGCCGTAACAGCCTCGACAATGCCGGCCTGCCGCTCTATAGCTACCTGAACATTACTATGCACGATAATGCAAAATGGGATGGTTCTTCCATGATCTACGGTAAGGTATCATCTAACAATACGGGTGTGTCAAGCATAGATATTTGCGGACATGAACTCACGCATGGGCTTACCCATTATACCTGTGGTTTGCAGTATCTTCAGGAACCGGGTGCCATCAATGAGAGCCTGAGCGACATCATGGGAAAATGTATTCAGTTCTATCAAAAACCAGGGGATGTGAACTGGGTGATAGGCAATGATATGGGTTGGAAAGTACGGGACTTATCAGATCCGAATCTGTATAGTCAACCCGATACCTATTTGGGTACTTATTGGTGGACTTCCTCTAATGATAATTATGGAGTGCATTATAACAGCGGTGTAGGTAACTTTATGTTTTATCTTTTAGTAAATGGCGGCAGCGGTACCAATGACAATGGTGATAGTTATTTTGTCGATGCTATCGGGCAAAGCACTGCCGAACAGATTATCTACCGCTCACAAACCGTCTATCTTTTCAATCTGTCGGAATACAGCGATTGGCGGGAGGCCTGTATCAATGCTGCAACGGATTTGTATGGTGCATATTCAAACGCTGTGATACAGGTAAAAAATGCCTGGTATGCTGTCGGAATCGGCTTGCCCGGAAATGCACAGCCATCGAATGCCTGTAATAAGCCGACCTCGCTCAGTGCATCCGGTATAACCTCTTCTTCCGCCGTAGTGACTTGGACAAGCGTGATCGGATCATTGGGTTATAACATTCAATATAAGCCATACGTCGGAACACAATGGACTACAGTAACTGCATTGCCGTTGTCACCAAGTAAAACACTTACAGGCTTAGCCTGGGGAACACTGTATAACTATCGCATACAGACGAAATGTCTTGGCGGTTTTTCTGTCTATACCACTGATAAAGTTTTTTCAACTACATCACAGGGGGAAGTGTATTGTAAGTCAGGCGGCAACAGCAATGCAATTTATGAATACATTGACTATGTGAATCTCGGAAGTATCAGCAGGGCATATGCTTATCCGGATGCCGGCGGTTATTATAATGCCACCAACCTGAGTACGGTGGTAAACAAAGGATCATCCTATACACTGACTGTCAGTGCCGGGTTCAATGGTTTTATGGAAGCGGATGTGTATCCGGAAAAATGGGCTGTATTTGTTGACTGGAATATAGATGGTGATTTTACAGATGAAGGTGAAACCGCCATAACCTTCAATACCACAGACGGGAGCAATAAAACTGTTACACTGGCTGTTCCTTATGGAGCATCTACGGGTACAACCCGTATGCGTGTGAGCATGAATTTTGAAAGCACGCCCACCCCATGCAGCACCTTCAGCTATGGTGAAGTTGAAGATTATACACTCGATTTGCAGGCGCCACTCTGTACAGAAACTTTTGAACCCAACAATGCCAAAGGAAATGCGAAAACAATTGTGACGAATGCAGATATCTTGTCGCAGATCAGCAGTGCAACCGACGAAGACTGGTTTGCATTCAGCAACAGTGCGGCTGCAAGCAATATTAAAGTGAAAATATCTTCGCTGCCTGCAAATTACAATCTCAAGTTTTATGATACCAATGAAAACTTCGTAACGGAGTCCAAGAAGGGAGGCACGACGAATGAATCCGTCATCTTCAACACCGGCGTAACAGGTATATACAAAGTGAAAATATATGGTAAGAATGGTGCGTTCAGCAATTCACAATGCTATATCATTAATGCAAAAATCAGCGCTACGCCATTCAGGTTGGAAGAAGATGTGCCATTCGGCAGCGATGAGCCGGTGGTGTCAATTTATCCGAATCCTGCCAATTCCAACCTCAATGTTGCAGTTAAAGGATTTGCCGGTGAGAGCCTGACGGTAATGCTAACTAATATCATGGGACAGGTTTTATTACAGCAAGAAACATCCGTTTCGGAAGATGTTTTTCAATTGAATGTTGAGAATCTTCCGGCTGGAATCTATTTTGTTCGACTGAAGGCGGAAGAATGGCAGGCTGTTAAGAGATTGGAGATTGTGCGTTGA
- a CDS encoding sulfatase-like hydrolase/transferase: MKRIVTLLLPGLLLTVNVFAQCNLAKPGNVAMPNLYSCNATLTWNAVNGASYYMVKYKLASGTFILLPDIITGTSFNFTGLTPNTDYTFAVAAYCSNNENSGWKQVNKTTQKCADPIAVSVLNITQNQATVSWVAQCGSSVFKVRYKLHTASGYTVLSNIQSTSYQFNGLLKNTSYDVCVQSVCGTDVSKWTTPVTFTTTTTPPVVNKPNFVIFLVDDGRYDNYQPSGGPSWFLTPSINRIAYEGANFTYTFPTTSQCAPSRVSIYTGLYAHHHGALDNSTRMYDGLPLIQQILKDNGYYTGFVGKYGQLQGKPSGFNYWATSDGNIYINANFNINNSPDTTMQGHISDNYQALALNFLNSVPSSSPFLLMFFTRVPHGPNVPRPADLNLYTTETMPFPSNFSKYSINYPSYFYDTHNWNYSSQETDSLTLLEFQNLASVESNVSSIMSWLEQHNKLDSTMVIYSSDNGYMRGEHKLEAKQIAQEESIRVPLYVRFPSWFQPGTVYNDKMATNIDIAPTILDAAHITNTYNMDGTSIRKLADGSAQRKYFFYQYAGESGAPSIRAVRSSQYKYVKHYCTSAVEEFYDIAADPKENTNLINNSSYTALIQSYRTILDSIRTSVGDYTPVSTNCNLSNPQKDLSNGDENENINDRILRLWPSPASSYFILSFNEAGNRENISVEVSNTIGEQVFRKNIDQADVMNMVVDCKSWSPGFYIVKLTKGNSTYTEKVMVGE; the protein is encoded by the coding sequence ATGAAAAGAATTGTTACCCTGTTATTACCCGGATTATTGTTGACCGTTAATGTATTTGCACAATGTAACCTGGCAAAGCCGGGTAATGTAGCCATGCCTAATTTATATAGCTGTAATGCCACGCTTACCTGGAATGCTGTTAACGGGGCATCTTATTATATGGTAAAGTATAAACTGGCATCAGGAACGTTTATCCTTTTACCGGATATCATCACGGGCACTTCCTTTAACTTCACAGGATTAACACCAAATACTGATTATACTTTTGCCGTTGCAGCTTATTGCTCGAATAATGAAAACAGCGGCTGGAAGCAGGTTAACAAAACCACCCAAAAATGCGCCGACCCAATTGCTGTTTCCGTTTTAAATATCACCCAAAATCAGGCAACTGTTTCCTGGGTTGCGCAATGCGGTTCCAGTGTCTTCAAAGTGCGTTATAAGTTGCATACGGCATCCGGATATACTGTCTTGTCCAACATTCAGTCAACATCTTACCAGTTTAACGGTTTATTAAAAAATACCTCTTACGATGTTTGTGTACAGAGTGTTTGCGGAACCGATGTATCCAAATGGACTACACCGGTAACATTCACGACCACCACCACGCCTCCGGTTGTTAACAAACCCAATTTTGTGATTTTCCTGGTAGATGACGGACGATACGATAACTATCAGCCGTCCGGCGGTCCTTCCTGGTTCCTTACACCTTCTATCAACCGCATCGCTTACGAAGGCGCCAATTTCACCTACACTTTTCCCACTACCTCTCAATGTGCACCCAGCCGCGTTTCCATTTATACGGGTTTATATGCGCATCATCATGGTGCATTGGATAATAGTACGCGCATGTATGATGGCTTGCCACTGATCCAACAGATATTGAAGGATAACGGATATTATACAGGATTCGTAGGTAAATACGGGCAATTGCAGGGCAAGCCTTCCGGATTCAATTATTGGGCTACCAGCGATGGAAACATTTACATAAATGCCAATTTCAATATTAACAACAGCCCGGACACTACCATGCAGGGGCATATTTCCGATAACTATCAGGCGCTGGCATTGAACTTCCTGAACAGCGTGCCTTCGTCAAGCCCATTCCTGCTTATGTTTTTTACCCGGGTTCCGCATGGGCCTAATGTGCCAAGGCCGGCAGATCTGAATCTCTACACGACAGAAACGATGCCTTTCCCTTCCAATTTCAGTAAATACAGTATTAATTACCCTTCTTATTTTTATGATACACATAACTGGAATTACAGCTCTCAAGAGACCGATTCACTTACATTATTGGAATTTCAAAACCTGGCAAGCGTAGAATCCAATGTTTCATCAATCATGAGTTGGCTGGAACAACATAATAAGCTGGACAGTACGATGGTAATTTATTCATCTGACAATGGTTATATGAGAGGAGAACACAAACTGGAAGCAAAACAGATTGCTCAGGAAGAATCTATCCGTGTGCCGCTCTACGTCAGGTTTCCATCGTGGTTTCAGCCGGGCACCGTCTATAATGATAAAATGGCCACCAATATTGATATCGCTCCAACCATTCTTGATGCAGCACACATTACCAATACTTATAATATGGATGGAACGTCTATCCGGAAACTCGCAGACGGTTCAGCACAAAGGAAATACTTCTTCTATCAATATGCGGGCGAATCCGGGGCTCCTTCTATCAGGGCAGTACGCTCATCACAATACAAGTATGTGAAGCATTATTGCACCAGTGCGGTGGAAGAATTTTATGATATCGCCGCTGACCCAAAAGAAAACACTAACCTGATAAATAACTCCTCTTATACCGCTCTTATTCAGTCGTACAGAACAATTTTGGACAGCATCAGGACTTCAGTTGGTGATTATACACCAGTTTCTACCAATTGCAACCTTTCAAACCCGCAAAAAGATCTGAGCAATGGGGATGAAAACGAAAATATCAATGACCGCATTTTAAGGTTATGGCCCAGCCCTGCTTCATCCTATTTTATCCTGAGTTTTAATGAAGCCGGCAACAGGGAAAACATCAGTGTAGAAGTTTCAAATACAATCGGTGAGCAGGTTTTCCGGAAAAATATTGATCAGGCTGATGTAATGAATATGGTGGTTGACTGCAAAAGCTGGTCACCCGGATTTTACATCGTTAAACTCACAAAGGGAAATAGCACCTATACGGAAAAGGTAATGGTTGGCGAATAA
- a CDS encoding tetratricopeptide repeat protein, with protein MKHSISFFVTMLIVMLAYGQTPVIDSLERVLDKETSDTGRIVLLNRLALEAEDTISLAFANRAMDLLQSLPPSFQRDNKKFYRYQQAEAYYWISSYYNRYTEESDSGIKYLKLTLQTALQAGDSIHIGLVYNDFAVVYNYKGADTSIYWLNKSLPYTIASNDSAQLATAYSNFGHLYRIKGQYQQALDYLFLGMKLDEHFGNDADVAVELNNIGQIYFEMEFYKEALEYSFKSLRISKQVKDEHAIALRYNNLGGIYDEMKMYDSALVYYDSSLQIRTRIGTTVALAKSYSNIGSTWANLEDYDKAITFYSRSIGYAKQTKDTAQLLETYTSLAGAFLRKGIKTDSAELLLKAAYKYFKINGNARNMQSITRLLMDVYSSKKDFTNAYAFSLEYLAARDSVESRDARKNVLRKQFEFEYQNKVALAAAEQQKKDDAAEIRLAAQKKIRNLFIAGSVFLLIIIGLLFNRFWLKQKTAKALEAKNKVIEQEKLRAEESEQFKSRFLANMSHEIRTPMNAVIGLTDLLLDSPVTEQQQFYLDAIRKSSENLMVILNDVLDLSKLEAGKMELEKSPFSIRAVAENVMNTLRHKAEEKGLGTVMTISDEVPEYVLGDSTRLFQVLINLIGNAIKFTERGKVMVEIGGVRAEINTNDASIRHTDVTFRIKDTGIGISKEKLDTIFESFRQAALDTSRKFGGTGLGLSIAQQIVQLHGGEISVVSEENKGSVFSFTIRYENSTEEAYLRVHTPVARIDYSRFATLKILLAEDNEYNQLVTVESLKRLVPSMRIDVTENGREAMEALSEESYDVILMDVQMPELNGYEATKKIRQQFPADKKDIPVIALTASATREEIATGFEAGISAHLAKPFVAAELLLVMARVLGWSTAEIQPTALLTPGIQEKNGQVDLSALSKYCAGDADLMKLYIEKFIHSAPLAISQIKSALERHDAGLFKRLLHSMKPQLVMLGLQNLHHHATQMEQMAAEKMTSDELPKMLLQFETAICEAITFLSAINRDPAIPTP; from the coding sequence ATGAAGCACAGCATATCTTTTTTCGTAACAATGCTGATCGTGATGCTTGCATATGGGCAAACACCGGTTATTGATTCGCTGGAACGTGTTTTAGATAAGGAGACGAGTGACACGGGCAGAATTGTTTTGCTGAACAGGCTGGCGTTGGAAGCGGAAGATACCATCTCGCTGGCTTTCGCGAACCGTGCCATGGATTTACTGCAATCGCTGCCACCCTCGTTTCAGCGCGATAACAAAAAATTTTACCGCTATCAGCAGGCGGAAGCTTACTATTGGATCTCCAGTTATTACAACAGGTATACGGAGGAATCCGACTCAGGTATCAAATACCTCAAACTGACACTTCAAACAGCATTACAGGCAGGTGATTCTATTCATATCGGGCTGGTGTATAATGATTTCGCAGTGGTGTATAATTATAAGGGAGCCGATACGAGCATATACTGGCTCAACAAGAGCCTGCCCTATACCATCGCATCAAATGACTCCGCACAACTGGCCACTGCTTACTCCAACTTTGGCCATCTATACCGGATCAAAGGCCAATACCAGCAAGCGCTCGATTACTTGTTCCTCGGCATGAAACTCGACGAGCATTTTGGCAACGACGCCGATGTTGCAGTTGAGCTGAATAACATCGGGCAGATCTATTTTGAGATGGAATTCTACAAAGAGGCGCTCGAATATTCTTTCAAGTCGTTGCGGATCTCCAAGCAGGTAAAAGATGAACACGCCATAGCACTGCGCTATAATAATCTCGGCGGAATTTACGACGAGATGAAAATGTATGATTCAGCCCTCGTGTACTATGACAGCAGCCTGCAGATCCGTACCAGGATCGGCACCACGGTTGCACTGGCAAAATCCTATTCCAACATTGGCTCCACCTGGGCAAACCTCGAAGACTACGACAAAGCGATTACTTTCTATAGCCGAAGTATCGGCTATGCAAAGCAAACAAAAGATACAGCGCAGCTACTGGAAACTTACACCAGCCTGGCCGGCGCCTTTCTCCGCAAAGGCATAAAGACAGACAGTGCCGAGTTGCTGCTGAAGGCTGCCTACAAATATTTTAAGATAAACGGCAATGCGCGAAACATGCAATCCATTACACGCCTGCTGATGGATGTTTACAGCAGCAAGAAAGATTTTACCAATGCCTATGCTTTCTCGCTCGAATATCTTGCTGCACGCGACAGTGTGGAAAGCAGGGACGCCAGGAAAAATGTATTGAGAAAGCAGTTTGAATTTGAATACCAGAACAAGGTGGCACTGGCAGCAGCGGAGCAACAAAAGAAGGATGATGCTGCGGAAATACGGCTGGCCGCCCAAAAGAAAATCCGCAACCTGTTTATTGCCGGTTCTGTATTCCTGCTGATCATAATTGGCCTGCTGTTTAACCGGTTTTGGCTCAAACAAAAAACAGCTAAAGCATTAGAAGCAAAAAATAAAGTGATTGAGCAGGAGAAATTGCGGGCGGAAGAAAGTGAGCAGTTCAAATCAAGATTTCTGGCTAACATGAGTCATGAGATTCGGACACCCATGAATGCAGTCATCGGTCTCACCGACCTGTTGCTGGATTCACCTGTCACGGAACAACAACAATTTTACCTGGATGCTATCCGCAAATCATCGGAGAACCTGATGGTGATCCTGAATGATGTATTGGATCTCAGCAAGCTCGAAGCAGGTAAAATGGAACTTGAAAAATCACCCTTCAGCATCCGTGCAGTGGCAGAGAACGTGATGAACACCTTACGACATAAAGCGGAAGAAAAGGGGTTAGGAACAGTCATGACCATCAGTGATGAGGTGCCGGAATATGTACTCGGCGATTCCACACGGCTCTTCCAGGTGCTCATCAACCTGATTGGCAATGCCATCAAGTTCACAGAAAGAGGCAAGGTGATGGTGGAGATAGGTGGTGTACGTGCTGAGATAAATACCAATGATGCCAGCATACGCCATACGGATGTAACCTTCCGGATTAAAGATACCGGCATCGGTATTTCAAAAGAAAAGCTCGACACCATCTTTGAATCATTCAGGCAGGCTGCTCTTGATACTTCCCGCAAATTCGGCGGAACAGGACTGGGGCTTTCCATTGCGCAACAAATAGTGCAGTTGCATGGCGGCGAGATCAGTGTGGTGAGTGAAGAAAACAAAGGTTCCGTTTTCAGCTTCACCATACGTTATGAAAATTCAACGGAGGAAGCTTACCTGCGGGTTCACACACCGGTTGCGCGAATAGATTATTCCAGGTTTGCAACGCTTAAAATACTGCTGGCAGAAGACAATGAATACAATCAGCTGGTAACTGTTGAATCACTGAAGCGATTGGTGCCTTCTATGCGAATAGATGTTACGGAAAATGGGCGCGAAGCAATGGAGGCGCTTTCTGAAGAATCATATGACGTGATACTCATGGATGTTCAAATGCCTGAGCTGAATGGTTATGAGGCCACCAAAAAAATAAGACAGCAATTTCCGGCAGATAAAAAAGATATTCCTGTCATTGCACTTACCGCTTCTGCCACCCGTGAAGAAATTGCAACAGGTTTTGAAGCCGGCATCAGCGCACATCTTGCAAAGCCATTTGTAGCTGCTGAACTCTTGCTCGTCATGGCACGCGTGCTGGGATGGAGCACGGCAGAAATTCAACCAACAGCGTTGCTGACTCCCGGTATACAAGAAAAGAACGGGCAGGTTGATTTATCGGCACTGTCGAAATATTGCGCGGGCGACGCTGACCTGATGAAATTGTATATTGAAAAATTCATTCACTCCGCACCACTTGCAATTTCACAGATAAAAAGCGCACTGGAAAGACATGATGCCGGACTTTTCAAACGCCTGCTTCATTCGATGAAACCACAACTGGTGATGCTTGGCCTGCAAAACCTGCATCATCATGCCACTCAAATGGAGCAGATGGCAGCGGAAAAGATGACCTCAGATGAATTACCGAAAATGCTGCTTCAATTTGAAACAGCCATCTGCGAGGCGATCACTTTTCTTTCCGCCATTAACCGTGATCCGGCCATTCCAACTCCATGA
- a CDS encoding glutathione peroxidase: MINMILSCIFLAMMPCVPQPAPTIYNYKVTSIDGGTIDLASFKGKKILIVNVASECGYTPQYEELEKLYRQYRDQLVIIGFPANDFMGQEPGSNQEILQFCTSKYDVTFPLATKISVKGADMAPIYHWLTEKKLNGVEDSEVSWNFNKYLVNESGEYVCHFKSKVAPFDPALIAAIEK, from the coding sequence ATGATCAATATGATTTTAAGCTGCATCTTCCTGGCCATGATGCCTTGCGTACCTCAACCGGCCCCAACTATTTACAACTATAAAGTGACTTCCATAGATGGTGGCACAATTGACCTTGCCTCGTTCAAAGGTAAAAAGATTCTCATCGTGAACGTTGCATCCGAATGCGGCTATACGCCACAGTATGAAGAACTTGAGAAGTTGTACCGTCAATATCGTGATCAACTCGTTATCATCGGATTTCCTGCCAATGATTTTATGGGTCAGGAGCCCGGCAGTAACCAGGAAATACTGCAATTCTGCACTTCCAAATATGATGTCACCTTTCCGTTAGCGACAAAAATTTCGGTGAAAGGAGCAGATATGGCGCCCATCTACCACTGGCTTACGGAGAAAAAACTAAATGGTGTGGAAGACTCCGAAGTAAGCTGGAACTTCAACAAATACCTCGTGAATGAATCAGGTGAATATGTCTGTCATTTCAAATCAAAGGTGGCACCATTTGATCCTGCCCTGATTGCCGCGATTGAAAAATGA